In Neospora caninum Liverpool complete genome, chromosome Ib, one DNA window encodes the following:
- a CDS encoding putative transport protein particle component Bet3 domain-containing protein gives MLSSGGGLHPGFLSVPSSASSSATSGPSSTSNFFSHAASPAVLSPPVHEVATSGVHFLQQEVASYAALRSGGNRRETLATLEAAGFQIGVRLLERLSLRLQTRMWEQRECLKFVCKDLWQILFQKQADRLQTNRRGGYVIQDHSLPWLRRLRPAVPGENAKLPTEAFAGAYTATGSEREDREGENRTRENARKESEAAAKLQAEGAVAALCEEPLVHVSLVCGIIRGALANMGLSCTVTADASASPNCSFQIRIPS, from the coding sequence ATGCTGAGCTCCGGCGGCGGTTTGCATCCGGGTTTTTTGAGTGTGCCGTCCtccgcttcgtcgtctgcgACGTCGGGTCCGTCTTCGACTTCGAACTTTTTCTCGCacgccgcctctccagctgttctctcgccgcctgtgCACGAGGTGGCCACGAGCGGCGTGCACTTTCTCCAACAAGAAGTCGCGAGCTATGCCGCGCTTCGAAGCGGCGGGAACCGTCGAGAGACTCTCGCGACGCTCGAGGCCGCAGGGTTCCAGATCGGCGTGAGGCTCCTggagcgtctctcgctgcggcTTCAGACGCGCATGTGGGAGCAGCGCGAATGCCTGAAATTCGTGTGCAAGGATCTCTGGCAAATCCTCTTTCAGAAACAGGCGGACCGTCTCCAAACCAACCGCCGGGGTGGATACGTGATTCAAGACCACAGCCTCCCGTGGCTCCGACGCCTGCGACCAGCCGTCccaggcgaaaacgcgaaactcCCGACGGAAGCCTTCGCGGGGGCGTACACCGCAACGGGCTCCGAGCGCGAAGaccgcgagggcgagaaccGCACACGCGAGAACgcaaggaaagagagcgaggcagcagcCAAGCTGCAAGCAGAAGGCGCCGTCGCGGCTCTGTGCGAGGAACCTCTCGTCCACGTCTCGCTCGTGTGCGGAATCATTCGGGGCGCACTCGCAAACATGGGTCTTTCGTGCACCGTCACTGCAGATGCGTCTGCCAGCCCAAACTGCTCTTTCCAAATCCGAATTCCTTCTTGA